In the Pleuronectes platessa chromosome 8, fPlePla1.1, whole genome shotgun sequence genome, one interval contains:
- the zgc:66433 gene encoding FK506-binding protein 5 isoform X3 — translation MSWFQSLRDDFTLKPFEIQHTHSDSAAMASGPPDVMANQEPAEVQEECSGKKKSKFQTFKKLFARKKRKEPSGAEAEAGLKASQSTDNVSKTSGNNALTRSEKDKGSGSKISLGNKALSHDSVFVSDSSEANEAMGASQDSIHGKVKSLQLQLKQAIRLGSPPSLMCVKRTEDAGTMSEDDGLPCSPPEYTPLHTAMAQRNSFISLDGIDSDDDQLSCAASSRAMSPLVVPGDFSQPASPFGCLDNSAAKHKRGLRLKACNKRKPKPEGKMEGDSMVDETLNTSVTDAAEEQEEQMSEAVSFDELRPKVEREEEEEEEGEGDMEEEKERSQHSRQSLLRYKEEMEDESEAEQDVSHSPDISSPLEPSLSEEEAPDAQPPPSSEPSSRASSLDSPRATPEPPAGPREYLLDPPGIAYGAEKSRVESELSLRADEDEVQENEEEEEEEEGSFLQEVLSSLKTPLTSCSLRLDTEDDVMEMKEETNEKEEEVVEMEDEEEVEEEEAEEDEPVGYQAAPSLMLGHTTEKKEEVSVLSIEEEVALVEEEAESDEEEEAAEAEEGEEELVVELFIQHSQEEEAAGEKEEVEEVEPEENNYVLSRKSEIHAQGERREEEGEIEEDVVELENEPQVDEEESDKREEEEEEEEEEEEVKEVNSRVEEAEEAIEEESDEAEEMMENLPKAADEEIGITMSLQERDEGVEAVVRDDSTEHSSEDEILTELGDQVVEKVQEGEENSEIVVEGEEIELSEEKSDREDDVETKRPDVDETEEENTEELSSVDTKQEDQSEATATVPAHPSSLSLQDLPYESLSEEKGAVSPSKTSMIHINLISPSSEKAPSFFQQSPTAADINDNITEPPSPLEAATEKEEPADTGEEVEEEKQSALEEEEVEEEATPPASVEETANRPSSGSDQSKVRFTITPAWQRSQSLTPPSSPPAVGSSSTSAVSGPGAEEVEAAVKKDPGVKAEPASSPKVDLVLSPGRARNAGSTTVKPQSNTTTSPPCIKPQASAAASTEESSVVAEGNPDNPFGVRLRKTSTLHLFSSEDENTESPIESPIQSTSCKADPPQPIGVKPSISQPIINKPALPKKPDVHGDSGVKIKSISDPAAAARGVSGGSASPSWISVAKQKQRIYKENSLEEITVKKDEPERKSSLPMHVSSVASREHSTKTAESSIKEMSKPSASVEKETRRALSPPTPVPAQPSKTQSLPCPVPPKPLVAPAAAKPPAQPTPDHRPTLAPVPYKSPSCTSPPPLSKPATFSPSSKAPQPQSTTPSTPFSSRTAPEKSASRAAGLPGQTPSSQRGLPPAPLPQDEPPWMALAKKKAKAWSEMPQIVQ, via the exons CAGTGACAGTGCTGCCATGGCATCCGGACCTCCAGATGTGATGGCCAATCAGGAGCCTGCCGAGGTCCAGGAGGAGTGCTCAG GAAAGAAAAAGTCCAAGTTCCAGACGTTCAAAAAATTATTTgccaggaagaagagaaaggagcCATCAGGGGCTGAGGCAGAGGCGGGCCTTAAAGCCAGCCAATCGACTGACAATGTCAGCAAAACATCCGGGAACAACGCTCTCACCCGATCAGAGAAGGATAAGGGCTCTGG TTCAAAGATCAGCCTGGGCAATAAGGCCTTGTCCCACGactctgtctttgtttctgaCTCATCGGAGGCCAACGAGGCTATGGGGGCATCCCAGGACAGCATTCACGGGAAAGTGAAATCACTACAG CTCCAGTTGAAACAGGCCATCAGACTGGGCTCTCCTCCATCCCTGATGTGCGTGAAGCGGACAGAGGATGCTGGAACCATGTCTGAGGATGATGGTCTGCCCTGCAGTCCACCTGAATACACCCCTCTTCACACAGCTATG GCTCAGAGGAACAGTTTCATCAGTCTGGATGGAATAGATAGTGACGACGAccag CTGTCCTGTGCAGCCTCCAGCAGAGCGATGAGCCCCCTGGTGGTTCCAGGAGACTTCAGTCAGCCGGCCAGTCCCTTCGGCTGTCTGGACAACTCTGCTGCCAAACACAAGCGAGGCCTGAGACTCAAAGCCTGCAACAAGAGGAAACCT AAGCCGGAGGGGAAAATGGAGGGAGACTCCATGGTGGATGAGACGCTGAACACATCTGTAACAGATGCTGCGGAGGAGCAAGAAGAACAGATGTCAGAAG CTGTAAGTTTTGATGAGCTGAGACCAAaagtggagagggaggaggaggaagaagaagaaggcgaaggagacatggaggaggagaaagaacgATCACAGCATTCCAGACAATCGCTGTTAAGATataaggaggagatggaggatgaGTCTGAGGCAGAACAGGATGTTTCTCACAGCCCGgacatttcctctcctcttgagCCAAGTCTGTCAGAGGAGGAAGCCCCCGACGCCCAGCCCCCGCCCTCCTCGGAGCCCAGCTCCAGAGCCTCCTCTCTGGACAGTCCCAG AGCCACACCAGAGCCCCCTGCTGGCCCAAGAGAGTATTTACTGGACCCTCCGGGTATTGCCTATGGAGCAGAGAAGAGCAGGGTTGAAAGTGAGTTGTCACTGAGagcagatgaagatgaagttcaggaaaatgaggaggaggaggaagaggaggagggctcATTCCTACAGGAGGTACTGAGCTCCCTGAAAACTCCCCTCACGTCCTGCTCGCTGAGGTTAGATACAGAAGACGACGTCatggagatgaaagaggagacaaatgaaaaggaagaagaagtggTAGAgatggaagatgaggaggaggtagaggaagaggaggctgaagaggatGAGCCTGTCGGTTATCAGGCTGCTCCCTCTCTAATGTTGGGTCACACCACCGAGAAAAAGGAAGAGGTTTCTGTTCTCTCCATTGAAGAAGAAGTTGCTCTTGTTGAGGAAGAGGCTGaaagtgatgaagaagaagaagcagcagaagcagaagagggagaagaagaactgGTTGTGGAACTATTCATTCAACATAGT caggaagaagaagcagcaggagagaaagaggaagtggaggaagttGAACCTGAGGAGAACAATTATGTGCTCTCTAGAAAATCTGAAATCCACGCTCAGGGAgaaagacgagaggaagagggtGAGATAGAGGAGGATGTGGTGGAGCTGGAGAACGAGCCAcaggtggatgaggaggaatcggacaagagagaagaggaggaggaggaggaggaggaggaggaggaggtgaaggaagtGAATTCACgagtggaggaggcagaggaagcaaTTGAAGAGGAGAGCGATGAAGcagaggagatgatggagaaCCTCCCTAAGGCAGCAGATGAAGAGATTGGGATCActatgtcactgcaggagagagaTGAAGGTGTAGAAGCTGTGGTCAGAGATGACTCCACTGAACACTCAAGTGAGGATGAAATCCTGACAGAACTTGGTGATCAAGTAGTTGAAAAAGTGCAGGAGGGGGAAGAAAACTCTGAGATAGTTGTGGAAGGGGAAGAGATCGAGCTCTCAGAAGAAAAATCTGACCGAGAGGACGATGTGGAAACAAAACGTCCTGATGTGGatgaaactgaagaagaaaacacagaggaattATCCAGTGTAGACACAAAACAGGAAGATCAATCTGAAGCCACAGCTACTGTCCCTGCTCACCCTTCTTCTTTGTCTCTTCAGGACTTACCTTATGAGTCTCTGTCAGAAGAGAAGGGGGCTGTCTCTCCCAGTAAAACCAGCATGATCCACATCAATCTTATCTCTCCCAGCTCAGAGAAAGCCCCATCGTTCTTCCAGCAGTCTCCAACTGCTGCAGATATTAACGACAACATCACTgagcctccttctcctcttgaAGCAGCCACAGAAAAAGAAGAGCCAGCTGACACCGGGGAGGAagtagaggaagaaaaacagtccgccctggaagaagaagaagtagaagaagaagctaCACCTCCTGCATCTGTGGAGGAAACAGCCAACCGGCCGTCCAGTGGTTCCGATCAGAGTAAAGTCCGCTTCACCATCACCCCCGCCTGGCAGAGATCTCAGAGTTTgactcctccttcctctccgccCGCCGTAGGCTCCTCTTCGACGTCTGCTGTCTCAGGTCCTGGAGCTGAGGAGGTTGAAGCTGCAGTGAAGAAGGATCCAGGTGTGAAAGCAGAGCCGGCCAGTTCGCCCAAGGTGGACCTGGTGCTGAGTCCAGGCAGAGCAAGGAATGCTGGGAGCACCACCGTCAAACCgcagagcaacacaacaacgTCTCCACCCTGCATTAAACCTCAGGCCTCAGCTGCTGCGAGCACAGAAG AGAGCTCTGTCGTAGCGGAGGGGAACCCTGACAATCCCTTCGGAGTCCGGCTGAGGAAGACGTCCACTCTTCACCTCTTCAGCTCAGAGGACGAAAACACAGAG TCTCCCATCGAGTCTCCAATTCAGTCAACCAGCTGTAAAGCTGATCCTCCACAGCCAATCGGTGTTAAGCCTTCCATAAGTCAGCCAATCATTAACAAGCCTGCCCTTCCTAAGAAACCGGATGTACACGGAGACAGTGGAGTTAAAATCAAGAGCATCTCAG acccagcagcagcagctcgtggTGTTTCTGGTGGATCTGCTTCTCCCAGCTGGATCTCTGTGgccaaacagaaacagaggatCTATAAAGAAAACTCGCTGGAGGAGATCACTGTCAAGAAG GACGAACCAGAGAGGAAGTCTTCACTGCCGATGCACGTCAGCTCAGTGGCAAGCAGGGAGCACAGCACCAAAACAGCTGAGTCCAGCATCAAAG AGATGAGTAAACCTTCAGCGTCTGTAGagaaggagacgaggagagCGCTCTCTCCTCCAACTCCAGTGCCAGCTCAACCTTCGAAAACCCAGTCACTGCCCTGTCCAGTTCCTCCAAAGCCCCTCGTTGCACCTGCCGCAGCCAAACCTCCAGCCCAACCCACCCCAGACCACAGACCTACTCTGGCTCCTGTTCCCTACAAATCTCCCTCTTGCACAAGCCCGCCACCTCTCTCCAAACCTGCCACCTTCTCCCCTTCCTCCAAGGCACCCCAGCCCCAGAGTACGACCCCCTCCACTCCTTTTTCATCGAGAACCGCTCCAGAAAAGTCTGCTTCAAGAGCTGCAGgtctccctggacagaccccgTCCTCCCAGCGAGGCTTGCCCCCGGCTCCTTTGCCCCAGGACGAGCCCCCGTGGATGGCGCTGGCTAAGAAAAAGGCCAAAGCCTGGAGTGAAATGCCGCAGATCGTCCAGTGA
- the zgc:66433 gene encoding FK506-binding protein 5 isoform X5, whose product MAGMYGCFKGRNSDSAAMASGPPDVMANQEPAEVQEECSGKKKSKFQTFKKLFARKKRKEPSGAEAEAGLKASQSTDNVSKTSGNNALTRSEKDKGSGSKISLGNKALSHDSVFVSDSSEANEAMGASQDSIHGKVKSLQLQLKQAIRLGSPPSLMCVKRTEDAGTMSEDDGLPCSPPEYTPLHTAMAQRNSFISLDGIDSDDDQLSCAASSRAMSPLVVPGDFSQPASPFGCLDNSAAKHKRGLRLKACNKRKPVSKPEGKMEGDSMVDETLNTSVTDAAEEQEEQMSEAVSFDELRPKVEREEEEEEEGEGDMEEEKERSQHSRQSLLRYKEEMEDESEAEQDVSHSPDISSPLEPSLSEEEAPDAQPPPSSEPSSRASSLDSPRATPEPPAGPREYLLDPPGIAYGAEKSRVESELSLRADEDEVQENEEEEEEEEGSFLQEVLSSLKTPLTSCSLRLDTEDDVMEMKEETNEKEEEVVEMEDEEEVEEEEAEEDEPVGYQAAPSLMLGHTTEKKEEVSVLSIEEEVALVEEEAESDEEEEAAEAEEGEEELVVELFIQHSQEEEAAGEKEEVEEVEPEENNYVLSRKSEIHAQGERREEEGEIEEDVVELENEPQVDEEESDKREEEEEEEEEEEEVKEVNSRVEEAEEAIEEESDEAEEMMENLPKAADEEIGITMSLQERDEGVEAVVRDDSTEHSSEDEILTELGDQVVEKVQEGEENSEIVVEGEEIELSEEKSDREDDVETKRPDVDETEEENTEELSSVDTKQEDQSEATATVPAHPSSLSLQDLPYESLSEEKGAVSPSKTSMIHINLISPSSEKAPSFFQQSPTAADINDNITEPPSPLEAATEKEEPADTGEEVEEEKQSALEEEEVEEEATPPASVEETANRPSSGSDQSKVRFTITPAWQRSQSLTPPSSPPAVGSSSTSAVSGPGAEEVEAAVKKDPGVKAEPASSPKVDLVLSPGRARNAGSTTVKPQSNTTTSPPCIKPQASAAASTEESSVVAEGNPDNPFGVRLRKTSTLHLFSSEDENTESPIESPIQSTSCKADPPQPIGVKPSISQPIINKPALPKKPDVHGDSGVKIKSISDPAAAARGVSGGSASPSWISVAKQKQRIYKENSLEEITVKKDEPERKSSLPMHVSSVASREHSTKTAESSIKEMSKPSASVEKETRRALSPPTPVPAQPSKTQSLPCPVPPKPLVAPAAAKPPAQPTPDHRPTLAPVPYKSPSCTSPPPLSKPATFSPSSKAPQPQSTTPSTPFSSRTAPEKSASRAAGLPGQTPSSQRGLPPAPLPQDEPPWMALAKKKAKAWSEMPQIVQ is encoded by the exons CAGTGACAGTGCTGCCATGGCATCCGGACCTCCAGATGTGATGGCCAATCAGGAGCCTGCCGAGGTCCAGGAGGAGTGCTCAG GAAAGAAAAAGTCCAAGTTCCAGACGTTCAAAAAATTATTTgccaggaagaagagaaaggagcCATCAGGGGCTGAGGCAGAGGCGGGCCTTAAAGCCAGCCAATCGACTGACAATGTCAGCAAAACATCCGGGAACAACGCTCTCACCCGATCAGAGAAGGATAAGGGCTCTGG TTCAAAGATCAGCCTGGGCAATAAGGCCTTGTCCCACGactctgtctttgtttctgaCTCATCGGAGGCCAACGAGGCTATGGGGGCATCCCAGGACAGCATTCACGGGAAAGTGAAATCACTACAG CTCCAGTTGAAACAGGCCATCAGACTGGGCTCTCCTCCATCCCTGATGTGCGTGAAGCGGACAGAGGATGCTGGAACCATGTCTGAGGATGATGGTCTGCCCTGCAGTCCACCTGAATACACCCCTCTTCACACAGCTATG GCTCAGAGGAACAGTTTCATCAGTCTGGATGGAATAGATAGTGACGACGAccag CTGTCCTGTGCAGCCTCCAGCAGAGCGATGAGCCCCCTGGTGGTTCCAGGAGACTTCAGTCAGCCGGCCAGTCCCTTCGGCTGTCTGGACAACTCTGCTGCCAAACACAAGCGAGGCCTGAGACTCAAAGCCTGCAACAAGAGGAAACCTGTCAGT AAGCCGGAGGGGAAAATGGAGGGAGACTCCATGGTGGATGAGACGCTGAACACATCTGTAACAGATGCTGCGGAGGAGCAAGAAGAACAGATGTCAGAAG CTGTAAGTTTTGATGAGCTGAGACCAAaagtggagagggaggaggaggaagaagaagaaggcgaaggagacatggaggaggagaaagaacgATCACAGCATTCCAGACAATCGCTGTTAAGATataaggaggagatggaggatgaGTCTGAGGCAGAACAGGATGTTTCTCACAGCCCGgacatttcctctcctcttgagCCAAGTCTGTCAGAGGAGGAAGCCCCCGACGCCCAGCCCCCGCCCTCCTCGGAGCCCAGCTCCAGAGCCTCCTCTCTGGACAGTCCCAG AGCCACACCAGAGCCCCCTGCTGGCCCAAGAGAGTATTTACTGGACCCTCCGGGTATTGCCTATGGAGCAGAGAAGAGCAGGGTTGAAAGTGAGTTGTCACTGAGagcagatgaagatgaagttcaggaaaatgaggaggaggaggaagaggaggagggctcATTCCTACAGGAGGTACTGAGCTCCCTGAAAACTCCCCTCACGTCCTGCTCGCTGAGGTTAGATACAGAAGACGACGTCatggagatgaaagaggagacaaatgaaaaggaagaagaagtggTAGAgatggaagatgaggaggaggtagaggaagaggaggctgaagaggatGAGCCTGTCGGTTATCAGGCTGCTCCCTCTCTAATGTTGGGTCACACCACCGAGAAAAAGGAAGAGGTTTCTGTTCTCTCCATTGAAGAAGAAGTTGCTCTTGTTGAGGAAGAGGCTGaaagtgatgaagaagaagaagcagcagaagcagaagagggagaagaagaactgGTTGTGGAACTATTCATTCAACATAGT caggaagaagaagcagcaggagagaaagaggaagtggaggaagttGAACCTGAGGAGAACAATTATGTGCTCTCTAGAAAATCTGAAATCCACGCTCAGGGAgaaagacgagaggaagagggtGAGATAGAGGAGGATGTGGTGGAGCTGGAGAACGAGCCAcaggtggatgaggaggaatcggacaagagagaagaggaggaggaggaggaggaggaggaggaggaggtgaaggaagtGAATTCACgagtggaggaggcagaggaagcaaTTGAAGAGGAGAGCGATGAAGcagaggagatgatggagaaCCTCCCTAAGGCAGCAGATGAAGAGATTGGGATCActatgtcactgcaggagagagaTGAAGGTGTAGAAGCTGTGGTCAGAGATGACTCCACTGAACACTCAAGTGAGGATGAAATCCTGACAGAACTTGGTGATCAAGTAGTTGAAAAAGTGCAGGAGGGGGAAGAAAACTCTGAGATAGTTGTGGAAGGGGAAGAGATCGAGCTCTCAGAAGAAAAATCTGACCGAGAGGACGATGTGGAAACAAAACGTCCTGATGTGGatgaaactgaagaagaaaacacagaggaattATCCAGTGTAGACACAAAACAGGAAGATCAATCTGAAGCCACAGCTACTGTCCCTGCTCACCCTTCTTCTTTGTCTCTTCAGGACTTACCTTATGAGTCTCTGTCAGAAGAGAAGGGGGCTGTCTCTCCCAGTAAAACCAGCATGATCCACATCAATCTTATCTCTCCCAGCTCAGAGAAAGCCCCATCGTTCTTCCAGCAGTCTCCAACTGCTGCAGATATTAACGACAACATCACTgagcctccttctcctcttgaAGCAGCCACAGAAAAAGAAGAGCCAGCTGACACCGGGGAGGAagtagaggaagaaaaacagtccgccctggaagaagaagaagtagaagaagaagctaCACCTCCTGCATCTGTGGAGGAAACAGCCAACCGGCCGTCCAGTGGTTCCGATCAGAGTAAAGTCCGCTTCACCATCACCCCCGCCTGGCAGAGATCTCAGAGTTTgactcctccttcctctccgccCGCCGTAGGCTCCTCTTCGACGTCTGCTGTCTCAGGTCCTGGAGCTGAGGAGGTTGAAGCTGCAGTGAAGAAGGATCCAGGTGTGAAAGCAGAGCCGGCCAGTTCGCCCAAGGTGGACCTGGTGCTGAGTCCAGGCAGAGCAAGGAATGCTGGGAGCACCACCGTCAAACCgcagagcaacacaacaacgTCTCCACCCTGCATTAAACCTCAGGCCTCAGCTGCTGCGAGCACAGAAG AGAGCTCTGTCGTAGCGGAGGGGAACCCTGACAATCCCTTCGGAGTCCGGCTGAGGAAGACGTCCACTCTTCACCTCTTCAGCTCAGAGGACGAAAACACAGAG TCTCCCATCGAGTCTCCAATTCAGTCAACCAGCTGTAAAGCTGATCCTCCACAGCCAATCGGTGTTAAGCCTTCCATAAGTCAGCCAATCATTAACAAGCCTGCCCTTCCTAAGAAACCGGATGTACACGGAGACAGTGGAGTTAAAATCAAGAGCATCTCAG acccagcagcagcagctcgtggTGTTTCTGGTGGATCTGCTTCTCCCAGCTGGATCTCTGTGgccaaacagaaacagaggatCTATAAAGAAAACTCGCTGGAGGAGATCACTGTCAAGAAG GACGAACCAGAGAGGAAGTCTTCACTGCCGATGCACGTCAGCTCAGTGGCAAGCAGGGAGCACAGCACCAAAACAGCTGAGTCCAGCATCAAAG AGATGAGTAAACCTTCAGCGTCTGTAGagaaggagacgaggagagCGCTCTCTCCTCCAACTCCAGTGCCAGCTCAACCTTCGAAAACCCAGTCACTGCCCTGTCCAGTTCCTCCAAAGCCCCTCGTTGCACCTGCCGCAGCCAAACCTCCAGCCCAACCCACCCCAGACCACAGACCTACTCTGGCTCCTGTTCCCTACAAATCTCCCTCTTGCACAAGCCCGCCACCTCTCTCCAAACCTGCCACCTTCTCCCCTTCCTCCAAGGCACCCCAGCCCCAGAGTACGACCCCCTCCACTCCTTTTTCATCGAGAACCGCTCCAGAAAAGTCTGCTTCAAGAGCTGCAGgtctccctggacagaccccgTCCTCCCAGCGAGGCTTGCCCCCGGCTCCTTTGCCCCAGGACGAGCCCCCGTGGATGGCGCTGGCTAAGAAAAAGGCCAAAGCCTGGAGTGAAATGCCGCAGATCGTCCAGTGA